A region of the Mycoplasma capricolum subsp. capricolum ATCC 27343 genome:
CTTTTCTAACTTTAACTTGAGATGCAAAAAAACTTAAATTTTTATTTAAGTTATTTATTTTATCGTTTTTTTCAACTATTCTATCTTTGATATCTTTTTCTTGTTTTTTTAATAACTCAATTTTAGTATTGCTATTTTTAATATCTTCAATATCTTTTATGTCTAAAAATTTAACTCTATCTTCTCTATTTTTAATTTCAGATTGAATTTTTTTTAACTCTTTTTCTAATTGTTTAAATTCATTTTCTTGATTATTTATAGTAGTATCATTAGATAAATTTTTATATCCTATATAAGAAAAACCACCTGCTGTTGAAACACTAATAGCAGTAAGTAGCGCTATTAACCTCTTCATACAAACCTCTAAAATTACATAAAATATGCATATTATATAATAAATTTTACAATTTTTAATTTTTTTTTTTTTTTTTTTTTAGCACAAGAGTTGTTTTAAATTGAATAAAAAATATGAAAAAACGTACTCTTATTTACAAAAATATTCTTTATTTTTGGTTAATTAAAATTAAAACTTTTTTTATGATTATAAAGTGTAAAATCTTACAATTAGAACTAGCATAATGACACTAAAAAAAGACTAATTAAGTCTTTTTTACTTTTAGTATATTTTATTGTTCAATATCAAAGAATTTATCATCAAATTCCTTATTAAAATCTTTAATTATTGCCTCTAACTTATTATCAAACTCTTCAAGATCTTTTAAGTCTAATTGAATTTGCTCATAAGCCTCTTTTAATTTAATAAACTCACTTTCTCTAATTTTTCTAGTAATTTTTTTCTGTTTTATAGAATTTGGTTCATTATTTCAATCATTCATTAAGTTATTAATATCATCTATTTTATGTACAGAAACCTTAATATTTGAAAAAATATTACTTGATTTATCTATAACACCTTTTACTGGTTCATTAATAAGTTTTACTTGTTTTTCTAATTCATCCTTTTTGTTTTTAATTTTTTTAATTAATGATTCTATTTTTTCATTTTTTTCTTTAATATCAGAAATCTGCTTAGTTAAACTTTCTACTGACTTAGTCTTTTCTGAAATTTTGTTTGGCAAATCAGTTTTATTTTTTTTAAGTTGATCCAATCTTTCTTTAAGTTCTTCTTGCTTATCTTTTAATAAGGTTTGAGCTTCATGCATTTTTTTTATTTTTTCATCATTTTCTAGTTTTTCTTTTTCTAATAAACTAGAATTCTTTTCAAAATCAATTGATTTTAAATCTTCTTCTAATTTTACAAGCTCTAATGATTTCTTTGTTTTTTCAGATTCTAGTATTTCAATTTTTGTTTTAGAAGAAGCAATATTTTGTTTTAAATCCTTATTCTTTTCTTCAAGTAGTCTATTTTCTCTTGTTAACTGATTTAAATCCTTTGTTTTTATATCAAGTTCTTTAGTTAATTGTTCTGAAGTACTATTTTCTTTTTTAATTAGATCTAGAGTTTCAGATAAATTCTTTTCAAGTTCACTTTTTCTATTATTTAAATCTTTTATTGATGTATCAAGTTCAGAATCTTGTTTTTCTAGATTTTTAATAGTTTCTTCGCTTTTATTATTATCTTGTTTTAAATCTTCAATTTCTTTTTCTTTTAATTCTTTTTCTATTTGTTTACTTTTAATTTTAATATCCAATTCATTAGCTAATTGTTTTTTGTTTAAAATTTCAGATCTTAAATCACTAATACTTAACTCTAATTTTTCTAATTCTTCTTTTTTAGAAGCAATTTCTTTATTAAGAACTTCAACTTTCTTTTGTTTTTCTTTTATTTCAATTTCTTTTGAAGAATTAGTATTTTCTAATTCCATTGACTCTTTTTTTAAGTTAGCAAGCTGACTATTTAATTCAGAAATTATTTTTTTATTATTAGAAATTTCTGTTTCAAGATCAATTTTCTTTTTTTCTTGTTGAGCTAAAAAACCTTTTAGTTCATTGCTTCAATTTTGCACTTTTTGATTATTTAAGTCTTCTAACTCCATTTTTAATTTATTTAAATTATCACTTTTTTCTTTTAATAAATTATTAGCTGTTTGAACTTGTTGTTGTTTATCAGATAACTGATTTTTAATTTCTTTTTGTTTTTCTATAGTAGTTAAAATTTTTTGATCAGTTTTACTAATTTCTAGTGTTAACTTATTTTTGCTATCACTTAAACTTTGAATATTATTTTCTAATTCTTTGTTTATATTTTTAAGTTTTTCTACTTCAGAAGTTAATGATTTATGATCTTTATTGTATTTTTTTAAAATTGATAAAGTAGTTTCTAAATTTAAATATTTTAATCTAGCATTTTTTAAATTGTGCTCAATAGATAGTAACTCTTTTTTAGTTAAGTTTTGCTTGGTTTCTAAATCTTCTTTTTGTTTTATTAAATCATTAGCTTTTTTATTTAATTTCTCAGATAAATTACTTTCATTTATTAATTCAATTAAGACTTTATAGATTTGCTTTTCAACTTCTTTTAATTCTTTTTCTAATCTATCTGATTCAACTTTATTATTATTCATTTGATCTATATCATTTTTTAATTCTTTATTAATTCTTATAGAATCAGAACTTAATTGTTTTAACTGATCATTATTAGTTAATAATTGGTCATTTAATGTATTAACTTCTTTTTCTATTTTTTTTATTTCATTATTAGAAGAATTTATTTTAGCTACTCTTGAATTAAAGTTATCTTCTAAATCTTTTATTGCTTTTTGTTTTTGTTTTAATTCTTCTTTTAAAAGATTAATTTCTTTTGTAATTTCTTCTTCTTTAGTATCTCTTTTAATGGCAATATTCTTTAGACTAACATAAGTAAAACCAGTTGAAGCAAAAATAGTAATAGCTGCTAAAAGTAGTGATAATTTTTTCATAAAATCATCTCCTTTCAATAGTTTTAACTTACTAATTCTTTTACTTTTAGATCAATTTCTTTAGCAGTACTATCTAAAGCAACACTATATTCTTTTAGTTTTTGACTTTTTTCTTTTATTACAAATTGTTTAGGTTCAATATCTTTTTGAAAACCAGTTAAAAACTTGTAATAATTATCAAAAGTTTTTTTACTTTCTTTTGGATCTAATCACTGTTCTATAATTTCTATATAATGACCAATTGAATTTTTAATAGATATAATTTCTTTTTTCAAGTTAGAAAATTCACTTTTAATATTATTTAAAATAGTTTTAAAATTTTTAAGCGATATTTGTATAGTGCTGTATGCACTATCTATTTTTTTCTTTTTACTTAAAAGTTCTTTATTTTCAGCTTTTATTGATTTTAATTGTTTTTTAAAGCTAATAATTTTAGAATCTAGTAAATCAATATCAGAGTTTAATTTATCAATTTCTTGTTGCTCTTTTTGAATAGCAAGTTGTTGTTGAGCATTTTCGTTAGTTAATTTTTCATTATTTGATTTAAGCGCTGATATATCTTTATTTTGTTGTTC
Encoded here:
- a CDS encoding helix-rich protein, which encodes MKKLSLLLAAITIFASTGFTYVSLKNIAIKRDTKEEEITKEINLLKEELKQKQKAIKDLEDNFNSRVAKINSSNNEIKKIEKEVNTLNDQLLTNNDQLKQLSSDSIRINKELKNDIDQMNNNKVESDRLEKELKEVEKQIYKVLIELINESNLSEKLNKKANDLIKQKEDLETKQNLTKKELLSIEHNLKNARLKYLNLETTLSILKKYNKDHKSLTSEVEKLKNINKELENNIQSLSDSKNKLTLEISKTDQKILTTIEKQKEIKNQLSDKQQQVQTANNLLKEKSDNLNKLKMELEDLNNQKVQNWSNELKGFLAQQEKKKIDLETEISNNKKIISELNSQLANLKKESMELENTNSSKEIEIKEKQKKVEVLNKEIASKKEELEKLELSISDLRSEILNKKQLANELDIKIKSKQIEKELKEKEIEDLKQDNNKSEETIKNLEKQDSELDTSIKDLNNRKSELEKNLSETLDLIKKENSTSEQLTKELDIKTKDLNQLTRENRLLEEKNKDLKQNIASSKTKIEILESEKTKKSLELVKLEEDLKSIDFEKNSSLLEKEKLENDEKIKKMHEAQTLLKDKQEELKERLDQLKKNKTDLPNKISEKTKSVESLTKQISDIKEKNEKIESLIKKIKNKKDELEKQVKLINEPVKGVIDKSSNIFSNIKVSVHKIDDINNLMNDWNNEPNSIKQKKITRKIRESEFIKLKEAYEQIQLDLKDLEEFDNKLEAIIKDFNKEFDDKFFDIEQ